One genomic window of Fusarium fujikuroi IMI 58289 draft genome, chromosome FFUJ_chr01 includes the following:
- a CDS encoding related to capsule-associated protein: MGMAPLNTVDHVVGSATAAVVFTTVSQYVPPRRLELCSEIVCWALLPFLIKYTALPNIRPSSQLLNDPQKHHHSSLSQWLVALGIAVAAFYRAESMTIGFYPLLTPLLLTVQTYFQSSMSSDSVPASPLISTIKGTTLVAILSAFSLSNGDLFGSLISTILVASLFIVYNLFNPNLKVRTLSLSSVDIETNIKAIAGRTVVLLFIAVAFQSFVLGPPNSNVILVLFAGSVKALSWFFTIRAARQTSWCIASTIGTFALACTRNPFSQTSQLQALSHVAVSTLTLHQTGQLLPNQSKGKAFLWSCLLASIVPYLYNEYMIQNATSSASATFTFSSHPIKQLTQEAAPIFGRKLSNQSGTYAAAVKQYKKRYGLDPPPGFEAWFQYALKHNSPIIDEFDTIHSAISPFLKLSGKEVSEIIGKVYNTPRSEVWLCEFSGKTAKTKCQHPSRSYDRHYSYIFDKLLWNLPGVLPDVKFLINHFDEPRVVIPPQGDGVDKAIRLNDVSMKPTWDALTRSCPSHKTYRDDQSIVETFGLPFVKDRLSESDLCKHPEHKDMHGTFISPKTFRLIEGLAPVLSTGAFSTMGDILFPSPAYVEEEFQYNKTHDVPWSEKKNNLYWTGSTTGGYALDDQWRNHQRQRFVTLAQNLGQQEHTYLREKNGVISTVKSWFLNGRLYDVGFTRIFQCDRKFCRDQKTFFNVKPWADKDAALHSKLAFDLDGNGISGRYYKLLSSNTLPLKQALLREWHDERLVPWVHYIPVSQSLEELPELVNYLTLNEAGQRVAEKVARQGREWMGRAVREVDMTIYTWRLLLELARLQDPTRRGGG; encoded by the exons ATGGGCATGGCGCCCCTTAACACTGTTGACCACGTGGTGGGTTCTGCTACGGCCGCTGTTGTTTTCACGACGGTGTCACAATATGTCCCCCCAAGACGGCTGGAGCTGTGCTCCGAGATTGTCTGTtgggctcttcttcctttccttaTCAAATATACTGCTTTACCGAACATCCGGCCGTCTTCGCAGTTGTTGAATGACCCgcaaaaacaccatcattCGTCTTTGTCACAATGGCTCGTTGCCTTGGGTATCGCAGTTGCGGCTTTTTACAGGGCTGAGAGTATGACCATTGGTTTCTAT CCTCTCTTGACGCCTCTTCTCCTTACAGTACAGACGTACTTTCAATCAAGCATGTCATCTGATTCAGTCCCTGCCTCAcctctcatcagcaccatCAAGGGTACAACACTAGTCGCTATCCTTTCAGCGTTCTCACTTTCAAATGGGGATCTTTTCGGTTCCCTAATATCGACCATATTAGTGGCTTCTCTCTTTATTGTCTACAACCTCTTCAATCCTAACTTAAAAGTGAGAACATTATCGCTGTCATCAGTTGACATCGAGACGAatatcaaggccatcgcAGGCCGAACGGTAGTCCTCCTTTTCATTGCTGTGGCTTTCCAGTCATTTGTCCTCGGACCTCCAAACAGCAATGTCATTCTCGTGCTCTTTGCGGGATCAGTCAAAGCCTTGTCTTGGTTCTTTACCATTCGAGCC GCACGACAAACTTCGTGGTGCATAGCTTCCACAATAGGAACCTTTGCTCTCGCCTGCACCAGAAACCCCTTCTCACAAACCTCTCAACTTCAAGCCTTGTCCCACGTCGCAGTCTCGACACTCACCCTTCACCAAACAGGTCAACTCCTCCCCAACCAATCCAAAGGCAAAGCTTTCCTTTGGTCCTGCTTGTTAGCATCTATTGTTCCCTATCTCTATAACGAATACATGATCCAAAACGCAACATCCTCAGCTTCCGCCACATTCACCTTTTCATCTCACCCCATCAAACAATTaactcaagaagcagcaCCAATCTTCGGAAGGAAACTTAGCAACCAATCTGGAACAtatgcagcagcagtgaaGCAGTACAAAAAGCGATACGGTCTTGATCCACCACCAGGCTTTGAAGCATGGTTCCAATACGCCCTGAAGCACAATTCGCCCATCATTGACGAGTTTGACACGATTCACAGTGCCATATCGCCGTTTCTGAAGCTCAGTGGGAAAGAGGTTTCTGAAATAATTggaaaagtatataatacGCCGCGGAGTGAGGTTTGGCTCTGTGAGTTTTCGGGTAAGACGGCGAAGACAAAGTGTCAGCATCCGAGTCGTTCTTATGATCGGCATTACAGCTATATTTTTGATAAGTTGTTGTGGAACCTTCCAGGAGTTCTGCCGGATGTCAAGTTTCTGATCAACCATTTTGATGAGCCGAGGGTTGTCATACCTCCTCAGGGAGACGGTGTCGACAAAGCTATCCGACTGAATGATGTGTCGATGAAGCCCACTTGGGATGCCTTGACACGGTCTTGCCCATCACATAAGACCTATAGGGACGACCAATCTATAGTCGAGACATTCGGACTCCCTTTTGTTAAAGATCGCCTCTCCGAGTCAGATTTGTGCAAGCATCCTGAGCACAAGGATATGCACGGGACTTTCATCAGCCCAAAGACCTTTCGTCTCATTGAAGGTTTAGCACCAGTATTATCAACAGGCGCATTCTCAACAATGGGCGATATCCTCTTTCCGAGTCCAGCATACGTCGAAGAAGAGTTTCAGTACAATAAGACCCATGATGTTCCCTGgtcggagaagaagaataacCTTTATTGGACTGGTTCGACTACAGGAGGTTACGCTCTCGACGATCAGTGGCGGAACCACCAACGGCAGAGATTCGTGACTTTGGCGCAGAACCTTGGGCAGCAAGAGCACACATACCTTAGGGAGAAAAACGGCGTGATCAGTACCGTCAAGTCATGGTTTCTAAACGGGCGATTATACGACGTCGGCTTCACAAGAATCTTCCAATGCGACCGCAAATTCTGCCGCGATCAAAAAACGTTCTTCAACGTCAAACCATGGGCCGACAAAGACGCAGCACTCCACTCAAAACTCGCATTCGACCTCGACGGCAACGGTATAAGCGGGCGCTACTACAAGCTCCTGTCTTCAAACACACTCCCCCTCAAAcaagctcttcttcgagaATGGCATGATGAGCGGTTGGTCCCGTGGGTGCATTACATACCCGTCAGCCAAAGCTTGGAGGAACTACCTGAGCTGGTGAATTACTTGACGTTGAACGAGGCGGGACAGAGGGTGGCGGAGAAGGTGGCAAGACAGGGGAGGGAGTGGATGGGCAGGGCTGTGAGGGAGGTTGATATGACGATTTATACTTggaggttgttgttggagctTGCGAGGCTGCAGGATCCAACGAGGAGAGGGGGAGGCTGA
- a CDS encoding related to neutral amino acid permease: protein MGIMKFSKKPVEPSPLTSHPPESSASDTEPPKDEADFQAVPAGTEEKGNIFDQGGKNYRTLGRWDTVLILFTNQLGLGILSLPSTIKTLGIVPGIIAILGIGALSWYAAYELLQFYRKHPNVVSIVEMTRIVGGAWFESFAGFVMMIQVVFIVASATVTLSVALNTLSSHATCTVIWILVACIACYILSIPRTMKFVSKAGIPNAVSVVAACLIVLISLAVSGPATAPEGWHKEIKVVGNPTFRDGLNACLRVVFSYAGTFTFPSYMAEMRDPAKDFRFALAVLEIVSTLFYIAMAVALYCLAGDLTTSPVLSAASSIPAKVAYGIILPAVVATALSIGHTGCKYVYVTAMRQMRATHQVTDNSVKSWVTWILSVTGFWVLIFIISNVIPIFDSILSITAATTIPWFTYGFAAIFWLHLNKGLYFSTWQKGLLTVGNVVMIGLTLFMNAGGLWAAITELLDLFANNEDGIGGVFSCGDNSIF, encoded by the exons ATGGGCATCATGAAGTTTTCAAAAAAGCCCGTCGAGCCTTCACCGCTGACATCTCACCCTCCCGAGTCCAGCGCCTCAGACACAGAACCACCAAAAGACGAGGCCGATTTCCAAGCTGTTCCTGCTGGTACTGAGGAAAAGGGCAATATCTTTGATCAAGGCGGGAAGAATTACAGAACCCTTGGACGATGGGATACCGTCCTGATTCTCTTCACAAACCAACTCGGTCTTGGAATCTTATCCCTCCCCTCAACGATAAAAACCCTCGGAATCGTCCCCGGCATAATCGCAATCCTCGGCATCGGCGCACTATCGTGGTACGCAGCGTACGAACTCCTCCAATTCTACCGCAAACATCCCAATGTCGTCAGCATCGTCGAAATGACCCGCATCGTTGGCGGCGCATGGTTTGAGTCCTTCGCCGGCTTCGTCATGATGATCCAAgttgtcttcatcgtcgcttCAGCTACAGTCACGTTATCCGTTGCGCTAAACACGCTTAGCAGTCATGCGACGTGTACTGTCATCTGGATTCTTGTGGCGTGTATCGCGTGTTATATCTTGTCGATACCAAGAACGATGAAGTTTGTTTCAAAGGCGGGAATTCCCAATGCTGTTAGTGTTGTCGCGGCTTGTTTGATCGTTTTGATCAGCTTGGCCGTTTCGGGACCTGCGACTGCGCCGGAGGGTTGGCATAAAGAGATCAAGGTTGTTGGAAACCCTACGTTTCGCGATGGTCTCAATGCTTGTTTGCGCGTTGTGTTCTCGTACGCTGGCACATTCACATTCCC CTCATATATGGCCGAAATGAGAGATCCTGCAAAAGACTTCCGTTTCGCTCTCGCAGTCCTCGAGATCGTCAGCACCCTCTTCTACATCGCCATGGCTGTGGCTCTCTATTGTCTCGCAGGTGATCTCACAACCTCACCCGTCCTCTCCGCCGCATCCTCCATCCCTGCCAAAGTCGCCTACGGAATCATTCTCCCAGCCGTCGTGGCAACGGCCCTCTCAATCGGCCATACAGGCTGCAAATACGTCTACGTTACCGCGATGCGACAAATGCGCGCAACCCACCAAGTTACCGACAACAGCGTCAAGTCTTGGGTCACATGGATCTTGTCCGTAACTGGATTTTGGGTCTTGATCTTTATCATCTCGAATGTCATTCCTATCTTTGACTCGATTCTGTCGATCACGGCTGCGACGACGATTCCGTGGTTTACATATGGCTTTGCGGCAATTTTCTGGCTGCATCTTAATAAGGGTCTTTATTTCTCAACGTGGCAGAAGGGACTGCTTACTGTGGGAAATGTTGTCATGATTGGTCTTACGCTTTTCATGAACGCGGGAGGATTATGGGCGGCTATCACTGAGCTGCTGGATCTCTTTGCCAACAACGAGGATGGCATTGGAGGAGTTTTCTCATGTGGAGATAACTCCATCTTCTGA